In one window of Acaryochloris thomasi RCC1774 DNA:
- a CDS encoding type II toxin-antitoxin system HicB family antitoxin, with translation MLTDYIQAAMQRATYRLSQDEHLIYGEIPGFERVTAHAETMEACRSELVEALEEWIFFHISRQLPVPVVDGIELPVKEIL, from the coding sequence ATGTTGACAGACTATATTCAGGCCGCCATGCAGCGAGCGACCTATCGACTCTCCCAAGATGAGCACTTGATTTACGGTGAAATTCCGGGTTTTGAGCGGGTGACGGCACACGCAGAAACCATGGAAGCCTGCCGCAGTGAGCTAGTTGAAGCCTTAGAAGAGTGGATTTTCTTCCATATTTCTCGTCAACTTCCGGTGCCGGTGGTTGATGGTATCGAGCTACCCGTAAAGGAAATCCTTTAG
- a CDS encoding rhodanese-like domain-containing protein, whose product MSHSYFSEVPEIAVETLEAQLKSGLQGLQFIDVREAQEVAIASLPGFENLPLSEFAEWSDQIPLRFDPHQETMVLCHHGLRSAQMCQWLMRQGFTDVKNVAGGIDAYTRKVDPTLPRY is encoded by the coding sequence ATGTCTCATTCATACTTTTCTGAGGTTCCTGAAATTGCCGTTGAAACTCTAGAGGCTCAACTGAAGTCAGGACTTCAGGGGCTACAGTTCATTGATGTTCGTGAGGCGCAGGAGGTTGCGATCGCATCTCTTCCTGGCTTTGAGAACCTACCGCTGAGCGAGTTTGCTGAGTGGTCCGATCAGATTCCTCTCCGATTTGATCCGCACCAAGAAACAATGGTGCTCTGCCATCATGGTCTGCGTTCAGCCCAAATGTGTCAGTGGCTTATGCGCCAAGGGTTCACCGACGTCAAAAACGTGGCGGGCGGGATTGATGCCTATACCCGTAAAGTGGACCCCACCCTGCCCCGGTATTAA